The stretch of DNA AAAAACCCATTCAAATACCAGGGCCTCTGTTAAACATGGCCAGTGTCATCTCAAGAGGCAGTGAGTGTTTTTCCAAGCTTTGTGAAACGCTTTTGCGCCGAACGTACACTACATTAAAAAAATTCcgtgtagttgaagtgacggaTTTTTAATGTTTACATGGCTATGAGGACAAATCGAACGtaaatttacattattaacaaaagaaacactcaagaatcctttgaaaatagtactgaaggagcaaagcgtttcaggatATGGACTAGTGTgctctaaaagaaaagaatatctcGATCCGGCGCTCCCCGCACTGcctgtgttttttggtgttccaGGCCAGGGGTTCCTGAAGTGGAGCGTAGGGACGCGGTTGAGTCATGCCCAGGCTGCATGTAGGGACATCCTTCAAGGGGAGCTGGAGGGGATCAAGGCCGCTGGCACGTGGAAAAACGAGCGCGTGATCACCAGCAAGCAGGCCGTCACCATCCGCGTGGAGGGCCAGCACGCAAGTGTCCTGAATTTCTGTGCCAACAACTATCTTGGCCTCTCAGTGAGTACGATTTGTCGTGAACACGTAGCCATATTTTTTGTGTCAGTATGCTGCGCTGTAGTGACCGGTGGGTTTGGTAAATTTTCTGTTATAAAACTAGTCAGTGATACTGTTTCAATATTTTCTGTAATAATATAATGAGTATGTATGAATTGGTTATGTAAAACGTGTTATGTAAGTTTCAGTATTGTACTCAAATTAGATTGAGGAGAAAGGTAAGTCATATAGAAGTGGATTTAGTGATGCTGGTTTTAAGTATTGTACTACAATGACTGATATATAAAGTATGTCGGTCTGTTATATAAAACATGGATCAGTGCTGCCCGTGTTGCCTCAAGTTAACCTCCAGCGTTACCTAATGACACATGCTATTGTTGGGTCAAAATAAGtatccagtttattttttaagCTGATCACATGTTAATTTTCCAGGCAatatttccaccattttgtttattttattacgtAACTTAAATCAGATCCTTTCCATGGCCTCGTTCAGTGAATCAGTAGTCAATTCATAGACGTGCTGTTCCAGAGTCACCCTGAGGTGGTGCAGGCGGGGAAGGATGCTCTGGACAAGTATGGCGCAGGGCTGTCCTCTGTGCGCTTCATTTGTGGCACTCAGACCATCCATAAGGTAACGAAACCCTTTTGgtcttattttgtttaatttcttgttGTATTGGTGTGGATTCTTATGGGTTTTACTATAGATATCCtgatttggtctctctctctccataatagaaatggagaaagtatCATCATACCTACATCACTTATGAAACCCTTTTggtcttattttgtttcatttcttgttGTATTGGTGTGAATTCTTATGGGTTTTTACTAAAGATATCCtgatttggtctctctctctctctctctctctctctctctctctccataatagaaatggagaaagtatCATCATACCTACATCACttacctttattcttttataggaactcgaggaaaaaatatcaaagttCCACAGTCGTGAAGATTCCATACTTTATGCCTCTTGCTTTGACGCTAACGCTGGGCTGTTTGAGATCCTGCTGACCCCACAAGATGCCGTTCTGTCGGACGAGTTGAATCATGCCTCTATCATTGATGGCATTCGTCTGTGCAAAGCTCGGAAAGCCAGATACCAGCACAAGAATATGCAAGGTAAATCAAATCAGCCAGTGTTAGAATGcctttatttaaccccttcagtgtcatgacgcatttccataatAATTTGCTATTTGatgatttatacagcttcataaactaatgttggggattagaatagtgaagattgtggccattaatcttctgacctccatagatccttcctaatgtcaataaaatggtctaatcatacacaaatcacaAGGCAAAAACGTGCTCcaatattgaagaggttaactgatCTTCATACACACTACTATATTGGAAGCTCATGAACTCTGCAGAAGTGAGGTGTGAAAGTATAAAGTTTTgtcatgtgtttgttttggatGGATGACAAAACCATGTATTGGTACAAGCTATGCCAAACATTCATCCTCATGATGTGTAAATGGATAGCATTAAGATATGGCCCATAGTAGATACAGTAACCTTTTGTTGTCACATGTTCATAATACTTGAACATCTGAGCTGGATATTGCTACTATATCTTGTAGCTTAATGAAATTTAATATTATGCACATAGTTAACACTTCACCTTAATGACCCTGAGAGCTGGCCACTGGAATGCTGCATGTTTTTACTTAGTTTGTGGCTGTATTTTTGTACATGTCATGGACATTTTATCTTGTACTAAAATTTAATGATATTATGCACACAATTAATACCACATTATAATACTGAGCCAACCAGTTGAATGTTAGATCTGTTATTTAGCTAATGGCTCAGTTTGATATACAGGATGTAATAAGAGTTTCTGCGGATACTGCCAGAGATGAAAGTACAGTTTATTCTAAGTGGATCTTGTTCTATGTTCATACAGTATGCATTTTGAGGCATTACTTGACCATGGCATGAAATTTGTGTGGTTATGCAACAGATACAATGGAGAATCACCATTTCCACATACTCCACATAGCTTTAAGTTATGAAATGTACAATTTGAACATATTCATCGTCATTGTCATGGAAGGAAACCGTGTTATGTGACTAACAATCAGTCAAGGCATTTTTGTTACAGTGACCATGTAGTGTCACAGAATCCAATGTATGTGCATTGCATTGAACATATTCCTCTTAGAATAATATGTACTTTCACTTCTGGTGGCAGTatcctcagaaactcatgttacaCATAGGTATTGTATTATATGTTTATATTTAAATTTTACACAAAACAGTATCAACACTTCATGGTCACTTGACTGTTGGATCTTTTTGTTTACTCATGGTTGTATTTCTCATCCTTCAAGACCTAGAAACCAAGCTGCAAGAGTTTAAGGATGCACGCATGAAGCTCATCGTGACAGATGGAGTGTTCAGCATGGATGGCAATGTGGCACCTCTGCCAGAAATATGTGCCCTGGCTGAGAAGTACAATGCTATGGTGTTTATTGATGAGTGTCATGCTACAGGCTTCTTTGGGAAAACAGGAAGGTAAGATAATATAAA from Portunus trituberculatus isolate SZX2019 chromosome 20, ASM1759143v1, whole genome shotgun sequence encodes:
- the LOC123506682 gene encoding 2-amino-3-ketobutyrate coenzyme A ligase, mitochondrial-like, coding for MASVISRGSQGFLKWSVGTRLSHAQAACRDILQGELEGIKAAGTWKNERVITSKQAVTIRVEGQHASVLNFCANNYLGLSSHPEVVQAGKDALDKYGAGLSSVRFICGTQTIHKELEEKISKFHSREDSILYASCFDANAGLFEILLTPQDAVLSDELNHASIIDGIRLCKARKARYQHKNMQDLETKLQEFKDARMKLIVTDGVFSMDGNVAPLPEICALAEKYNAMVFIDECHATGFFGKTGRGTEEHFGLQPGKVDIINSTLGKALGGAAGGYTTGPKELISLLRQRARPYLFSNSLPPPVVACASKVFDLLLGSSGYAEKVQANTDRFRSQMTDAGFIIAGENHPICPVMLGDARLASVFADQMLERGIFVIGFSFPVVPKGKARIRVQLSASHSFEDIDRTVEAFKQVGKSLGVIN